One Candidatus Methylomirabilota bacterium genomic region harbors:
- a CDS encoding polyhydroxyalkanoate synthesis regulator DNA-binding domain-containing protein — protein MIKRYSNRKLYDTQESRYVTLDEIEEMIRAGKEISVVDAATGEDLTSVTLAQIILENERHHRTALPAPFLHQLIKHGEAWQEFVQRSMKSSLEGIISSQREMDRIFREWSTRAGWGGPASRPEPKREAEPEADRLREEVAALRERLRSLEERLEKRRAEK, from the coding sequence GTGATCAAGCGGTACTCGAATCGCAAGCTGTACGACACGCAGGAGAGCCGGTACGTCACCCTCGACGAGATCGAGGAGATGATCCGCGCGGGCAAGGAGATCTCCGTGGTGGACGCGGCCACCGGCGAGGATCTGACGTCGGTGACGCTGGCCCAGATCATCCTCGAGAACGAGCGGCACCACCGCACCGCGCTCCCCGCGCCGTTCCTGCACCAGCTCATCAAGCACGGGGAGGCCTGGCAGGAGTTCGTGCAACGCTCCATGAAGTCGAGCCTGGAGGGCATCATCTCGAGCCAGCGGGAGATGGACCGGATCTTCCGCGAGTGGTCCACGCGCGCGGGGTGGGGCGGGCCCGCGAGCCGCCCGGAGCCCAAGCGCGAGGCCGAGCCCGAGGCGGATCGGCTTCGGGAAGAGGTGGCCGCGCTGCGGGAACGCCTGCGCTCGCTCGAGGAGCGGCTGGAAAAGCGGCGCGCCGAGAAGTAG